In the Nitrospirota bacterium genome, one interval contains:
- a CDS encoding UMP kinase, translating into MTQKKGFKRVLLKVSGEALMGEKGYGIDPAVIDSIADEIKAVYDAGVDIAIVIGGGNIFRGLGAAATGMERASADYMGMLATVLNSLALQDALEKKGVVTRVQSAIEMRALAEPYIRRRAIRHLEKKRVVIFAAGTGNPYFSTDTAASLRAMETGADVILKGTKVDGVYDTDPVLNKDAKKFKTLSYLDVLKLGLKVMDSTAISLCKDNNLPIIVFNLREKGNVKKVVMGEDIGTVIS; encoded by the coding sequence ATGACTCAAAAAAAAGGCTTTAAGAGGGTACTTCTCAAGGTCAGCGGTGAGGCCCTGATGGGTGAAAAGGGATATGGTATAGATCCCGCCGTAATTGACTCCATCGCAGATGAGATCAAGGCTGTTTATGATGCCGGGGTTGATATAGCGATCGTAATAGGCGGCGGCAATATATTCCGTGGACTTGGGGCAGCGGCTACCGGTATGGAACGGGCGTCAGCAGACTACATGGGGATGCTGGCGACGGTGCTTAATTCCCTTGCCCTTCAGGATGCACTTGAGAAAAAGGGTGTTGTCACCAGGGTCCAGTCTGCAATTGAGATGAGGGCGCTGGCAGAGCCTTATATAAGGCGCAGGGCTATCAGGCATCTTGAGAAAAAAAGGGTAGTGATATTCGCAGCCGGTACCGGCAATCCATATTTCAGTACCGATACTGCCGCCTCACTTCGCGCCATGGAGACAGGGGCCGACGTAATCCTTAAAGGCACAAAGGTTGACGGAGTCTATGATACAGACCCGGTGCTCAATAAAGATGCAAAGAAATTTAAAACACTTTCTTATCTTGATGTCTTGAAGTTGGGACTCAAGGTAATGGACTCCACAGCAATCTCCCTATGCAAAGACAACAACCTCCCAATAATTGTATTCAATCTGAGGGAAAAGGGAAATGTCAAAAAGGTGGTTATGGGCGAGGACATCGGCACGGTAATTAGTTGA
- the rpsB gene encoding 30S ribosomal protein S2, with amino-acid sequence MMGVAIKELLEAGVHFGHQTKRWNPKMKKFIFGERNGIYIIDLQKTMANFEEASEYLKEVAIQGKPVLFIGTKRQAQEIVEAEAKRCGMFFINQRWLGGMLTNFATIRKSIDKYKKYEKAREDGTLNQLPKKEVIGIEKKMAQMDKIFGGIKGMNVLPGVIFVIDTKKETIAVHEANRLGIPVIGVVDTNCNPDNIDYVIPGNDDAIKAIRLICSKVADAVLEGKAIYDARGGVKQDIAVKAVEEQQTAEAEAVTEIDAVTSKEA; translated from the coding sequence ATTATGGGAGTAGCAATTAAAGAATTACTTGAGGCAGGGGTACATTTCGGACATCAGACTAAAAGATGGAATCCAAAGATGAAGAAATTCATATTTGGTGAGAGAAATGGAATCTATATAATTGACCTGCAAAAGACAATGGCTAACTTCGAAGAAGCCAGCGAATATCTGAAGGAAGTGGCCATTCAGGGAAAGCCGGTCCTCTTCATAGGAACAAAGAGACAGGCACAGGAGATTGTCGAGGCTGAGGCAAAGAGATGCGGGATGTTCTTTATTAATCAGAGATGGCTCGGCGGCATGCTCACAAACTTTGCGACTATAAGAAAGAGTATTGACAAATATAAGAAGTATGAGAAGGCGCGTGAAGACGGTACACTTAATCAACTGCCAAAAAAAGAGGTTATAGGAATTGAAAAAAAGATGGCCCAGATGGATAAGATATTCGGTGGAATAAAAGGGATGAACGTCCTCCCTGGAGTCATCTTCGTAATTGATACAAAGAAAGAGACTATAGCGGTGCATGAGGCAAACAGGCTTGGTATTCCGGTCATAGGTGTAGTAGATACGAATTGTAATCCTGATAATATAGATTATGTAATACCAGGCAATGACGATGCTATAAAGGCGATCAGACTCATCTGTTCCAAGGTTGCAGATGCCGTTCTTGAGGGAAAGGCTATCTATGATGCAAGGGGCGGAGTTAAACAGGATATTGCTGTAAAAGCAGTAGAAGAACAACAAACTGCAGAGGCGGAAGCGGTAACTGAGATTGACGCAGTAACATCCAAGGAGGCATAA
- the frr gene encoding ribosome recycling factor gives MIGNIKNKAAEKMEQTLSVFRKDIAAMRTGRASVSIVENISVDYYGTPTPVSQVAALTVPESRMIVIQPWEQRLIPEIEKAIMTSSLGLTPSNDGKIIRVPVPALTEERRKDIVKTVKKMAEDARVAVRNIRRDANDEAKRAGKEASISEDEIRKSQDELQKLTDQYIHKVDEVLKKKEQEIMEV, from the coding sequence ATGATAGGCAATATTAAAAATAAGGCTGCAGAGAAGATGGAACAGACGCTGAGTGTCTTTAGAAAAGACATCGCAGCCATGCGTACGGGCAGGGCTTCCGTATCAATAGTTGAGAATATATCAGTGGACTATTATGGCACACCCACCCCTGTCTCACAGGTGGCTGCCCTTACCGTTCCGGAGAGCAGGATGATTGTAATTCAGCCGTGGGAACAGCGTTTGATACCTGAGATTGAAAAGGCCATCATGACATCGTCGCTTGGCCTGACGCCCTCCAATGACGGAAAGATTATAAGAGTTCCTGTCCCGGCGCTTACTGAAGAGCGAAGGAAGGATATTGTCAAGACGGTAAAGAAAATGGCTGAGGATGCCCGTGTTGCGGTACGCAATATACGAAGAGATGCCAATGATGAAGCAAAGAGGGCAGGCAAAGAGGCAAGCATCTCGGAAGATGAAATCAGAAAATCTCAGGACGAGTTGCAGAAGCTGACAGATCAGTATATTCATAAGGTTGATGAAGTACTGAAGAAGAAGGAACAGGAAATAATGGAAGTATAG
- the tsf gene encoding translation elongation factor Ts — protein MVTISSDTVRELREKTGVGIMDCKRALADSGGDLEKAVDLLRQKGLASAAKKSSRETKEGVISSYIHGAGKIGVLVEVNCETDFVARNSEFQELVKDIAMQIAASNPSYVRREDVPADVLEKERDIYKIQARESGKPEHVLDKIVEGKVEKFFVETCLLEQSFIKDPTVTINDMVQQKIAKIGENISIKRFTRYQLGG, from the coding sequence ATGGTAACGATAAGCAGTGATACGGTAAGAGAACTCAGGGAAAAGACCGGCGTTGGTATAATGGACTGCAAGAGGGCATTGGCCGATTCAGGTGGTGACCTTGAGAAGGCGGTAGACTTGTTAAGACAGAAGGGACTTGCATCGGCTGCCAAAAAGTCATCACGTGAGACAAAAGAGGGTGTGATAAGCAGTTATATTCATGGCGCCGGAAAGATTGGCGTGCTTGTAGAGGTTAATTGCGAGACAGATTTTGTGGCGAGGAATTCAGAGTTTCAGGAACTCGTGAAAGATATTGCAATGCAGATTGCGGCTTCGAATCCTTCATATGTCCGGCGTGAAGATGTCCCGGCTGATGTGCTGGAAAAGGAGCGCGATATATATAAGATACAGGCCAGGGAATCGGGCAAACCTGAACATGTGCTCGATAAGATCGTTGAAGGAAAGGTTGAGAAATTCTTCGTTGAGACATGCCTTCTTGAGCAGTCATTCATCAAGGACCCCACTGTCACAATAAATGACATGGTTCAGCAAAAGATCGCCAAGATCGGTGAAAATATCTCGATTAAACGTTTTACAAGATACCAGCTCGGCGGTTAA